DNA from Drosophila suzukii chromosome 2R, CBGP_Dsuzu_IsoJpt1.0, whole genome shotgun sequence:
CAGCAAAAGACTGCGCGGCAGTGCTCAAATTTTGTGAGTTCACAATGCTCTAGCCAATTGTTACTTAAACCAGCTTTAATTGAAAACTATTAACACTTTTGATTTCCTTTTAAAAAGGATGTTTTTGTCTCTTCTTAGGGCTCATGAAGATTCAAAATATTCCTTTTGCCAAGAACTCAAAATATATGATTTCcaaaacttttgtttaacCGTAGgaatgaaataaaaaacccAATTAGAATTGGCTAGTCAATGGACAAACAAAGACAGCAGTATTGCGCGTTGGAAGATCTTTTGCAACTAAATAATTCTAGAACGCAAAGCAATTTGTAATTTTGATTAAAATGCTGAAAACTTTGGCGGTTTATAAAATTGCCCAAAGAAAAGGCATTTGAGCAAAGgggtaaaaataaaacaaaacaatttaagtgttttcaaaaaatcaacaaactcatatatgcagctatatatatataaaaataataaaaaaacattaatttatttcttactATATAATTATTGTTGTACTAAGTCAGTGAGAAAAAAACCATAAAAGAAAAATTCACACGAAAACTAAAACAAAATgcatatttattaaaaataagcAAAGGTTGTGCAAAAAAACACATTAAAAAGCAACATTATTATTGTAAAAATTAACTAAATACGGCAATTGTTATTAAATGTGCAAAATTCAGCAAAACACATTGATACAAACCTCAGAAAACACAAGCCAAGATCTGAAAACGGATGTCAACTGGAATgacaaattttgaaaaaataaagaaagatGAACCGATCACCGATCAAACGGAAACAAAACACTCAACAACAAGAAGTACAAAATGTTAAATATGTATCCATAATTTACAATTacgttttatattatttaatttaaacgCTTACTCAACGGAAAATAGCTAACTATTATTACAATCGTCTTCACACACAATAAAACTAGCTCAAAGGCGGAATTATTACTTTagctaaaataaaattcacCTTTTGCTATTTTTCTTTCCTTTATTATTTCACATCGAAATAAACAAAATGGTTAAAATAGCCGCATATACTCATATTAAATTGAAAAGAAATGTGTCATTACAGAAATGGAAAAATGAAAATAGTAATATAAATGATATATTTATTcatataaatgtatttgaAAATGTGAACAAAAAAGAATACCAACAATAAAACACAATTTAATAAACAATGTGAAAGGTTCGAGTCTGCTATTTCTTGATATACTTATAAGCATTATAGCAGGCTTGCAgtataaaatacaaaacaggaaaacaaaatcaaaatggACGAGCTAATGAGGCAAAAATTGCCAGCTGATACCAATAATGAGAAGCAGGAACTAACCTGCAGTGTGTTGTTTACCAAGTAGgtttaaaaatcttaaaaaacaTTAGGATCTCATCGACCTTCCAAGTCCCAGTCCAAAGTTCAATCCCCAGAAACCTTCCTCTGGCGATGAATTGAACTCGGTGACGCGGCTGGTTTCCAAAACCGAAGATCTCGAACTGGATCGGGTCTTTAACGGATTTTCAAAGGACGGTTCGACAAGGTCGCTGAATCGATCTCTCTTCGAATTCGGTCATAATTTCGAGGATGTTGAGGGCTGGCTGAAAATGGAGCAGCCGCCAAAGGATCATCTCGGAACGGTGCTTCGCTATATGATACAAAATCATCTGAAGACCACTGTGCAAATAGATATCAACAAAATGTACTTTAACTGTCACTTCATTGTTCTCCAGGTCTACTCCCGATTCTTCAGCGAGCTGAAGCAGATTCCTCTGCTGGTGACTCTTCCCGAGGATTTGGTCTCCCAGAAGGCATTCATGCTCATCTACAAGTGGATGCTGAGCGATGACCCCGTCCTGGATCGTCGCTATATTGTGGAGATCTTCGTAGCTGCAACTTATCTGAGGATTGGCGATCTGCAGGCCCATTGTTGGCAGTATTTCGATGATCCGCAATACTATGACGAGGATTCGGCTTGTATGCTGTATGTAGAAACGCACTACCATCCCGCCTTGGACGTGGTTCGTAATGTGATGCTGACCAGGATTAACAAGTTCTTGCTCACCTTTGTGGCTACAAAAGATTTTTTGGATTTGCCCTTATCCCACTTGatgttcttgctcagttccgATAGAATCTGTGTAAATACGGAAATTGAGGTGGGGCAATGCTGAGGTTTTGAAGTTTTATTATATGTCCTTTTTTTTTAGGTATTTTTTATAGTGGTTCGATGGCTGGGTCACGATTGGAGCAAGAGAAGTGCGCATGTGAAGCGCCTAGTGCCCTGTATTCGGTTCTCCCTGATGCCGCTGTGGTATCTTCTATATGTGCGGCGCGAGGAAGTACACCAGTTGGTAAAGGAACTGATTTCCCTACCGGAAGTGGATCATGAAATCAACGAATCCATTTCGAAAATAACCTCGCGAATGTATGAAGAAAAAATTGCTGCCATGGAGGGCAATGACACCCTGGCTGAGGAATACATCATAGAATCAAAACCTCAGCCCCATCGCACTTGGATATACGACTTAAAGTGCAGCTATTATCACTGTGTGGGTTGCCCTAATACTCGTGAAATCCGTTTCAGTCACTTTGAGGATTACCTAACCGAACTACAGCAGTGTTCTCTAGATCACTGGTCTAAAGTGGAGTTTGTGGATCCTTATACAAAAACTAATTGTTGTTGCCCAAAGAAGAAACTAATGGAAGATTCATTATCAGACACGAGTAATTgaagttatatttatatacatttatattaaataataaaatacaaaatcaaCTTCGTAAAGTGTGTTTTAATACCTTGATAGTGTGACTAAAATAGTAAAGatattaaatgtttaaatacGAAATAAGAGCAAATGTCTTacaaatataaaatgttaaactATTTTATTCTATTGTTCCCATGGGATATACTTCATCAGCTGTGACAGAAACCACATGCGAGATAAGAACATCAGCCGAGACAGAAACCGGATGCGAGATAAGAACATCAGCCGATACAGAAACCAGAAGCGAGATAAGAACATCAGCCGAGATAGAAACCGGATGCGAACTAAGATCATCAGCCGATACAGAAACCGGATGCGAGATAAAAACATCAGCCGAGATAAAAACCGGATGCGAACTAAGAACATCAGCCGATACAGAAACCGGATGcgagataagaacataatatTTAGGTTTGAGTCTGTGCTAGTATAACACCCTACAACTAAGCAATACGTTTTTAGTTTTCTGTTATATAGGGTACGTAACGTAGGTGTAACGCATTTTATGGGGCGTTGTGGTATTTCTGGGAGATAACGTGGCGGGCACACTCCCTGCTTTGTtttggaaaaataaataactattATTAGTAACTATCAGGAAAATGGAAAAGCTAGAGGCCCTGAAAATGTCTTCAATGCGTCCGCGTAGCAACATCCTGGATAGACCACTTTCAAAGGGGAAAACGGAGGTTTCCCAGAGTATTGTGGCACTGCTCTTCAGCGAAATAGTTCAGTACTCGCAGAGTCGAGTGTTTACAGTACCAGAGTTACAAACCAGGTTGGGTTTTATAAAATTTGAGATCTATGTAGTACTCACTTCAATTAAAAATCCCAAGTGCCTTTCGAATGATTCTCCGCTTGTCATTcttgtaaaaaaaaactttctaGGTTTTCGATTAATGTGAATACTAGCCCTAAGCTATAAAGAATCTAACGAAATTATATTTTCAGGCTCCATGACTTGGGTCAGGATGTGGGCACTCGGATCATCGACCTATATTTCGTGAGGGAGCGGAGTTCCAAGCGGGAAACGAAGCTAACGCAAATGCTGCTCTTTGTAAAGACTACGGTGTGGAAAAATCTCTTCGGCAAGGAGGCGGAAAAGCTGGAGCATGCCAACGATGATGAAAGGACCTACTATATCATAGAAAAGGAACCCCTGGTCAATACATTTATAAGTGTGCCCAAAGATAAGAGCTCGCTAAACTGTGCCAATTTCACGGCAGGCATTGTGGAAGCTGTCCTCACGAATTGCGGCTTTGTAGGTCTTACTTAGAGAAACTATTGAGTATGGTTAATGATGGTATTATCTTTTTAGCCCTGCAAAGTCACCGCCCACTGGCACAAGGGCACCACGTACATGGTCAAGTTCGAGGACTTTGTGATCGCCCGTGACAAGCAGATGGAGGAGAAATAAACCGAGTTCACTTAACATTAGCTTCTTTTGGGTTTCCTTTTAATTCCACTAAAAATCGAAGATCAATGGCTTAATGTCGGGCTTAGATGAACTTGAACTGGCGATCCTTGTAGGCCACCTGGCCAGTCCGGTACTTCTCCTCGCGTCCATCGCGTTCCGCCTTCAGGGCCCAGGCGTAGAGGGCAATGGGCAGGACCACGGCGAACAGGCCGGTGCGGAAGGACTTGCCGGTGGGCTTGAAGTGCTCGTAGTTAGCGACACGCATCGCCTGGAAGCGGGCTAATCCGGCATcgaactgaaatgggcatagAGGATTAATGGAATCTTTACCAGCATGATGACATAACCAAGCCGGGGATTGGCGTGCCCACTTACCACGGTGCCGCCCTCGCCGCTGGCATGGCGGTACGGATTGGAGCTCTGCTTTAGGTACTCGGCGCGCAGCTTCAAGGTGTGCTCGTGCTTGCGCTTGATGAACTCCAGCTCCTCCTTGGACTgaaccattttttatttttgtgttgCACACACTCGATTTTTAGCAACAGCTGACAGCAGTGTGAAGGGGCTgaaaaaatcagaaaataccagtgttaaaaaaaatataccagTTTGCTTTGGATCTTTAATGTTGGTTTTAAAAACTGGGTTCAGATAGAAAATAGTTAAAGATCCTGTGTATTgccaaataattaaaatttgttgtTCATAAAATGGCATAGCTCAAAGTATAACAGTTTCCATTTCAAATACCAAATTATCGATAACTGTTGTAGATTTGGGAAAGGAAATCGATTTTGAGACGTTGGCCGACAGACGGCGAATTGGCGCGAACATTCAAACTAAATTTAAAGTACATTTTTTCAAAtacataatattttatttaagagTTTTATAGCAtgtaataataaaattaaaatttgtagtaattttaaatatattattaaaactacctcttttattaatttgaagTGTTTTATTCAGTGAAAGCATTAACATAAATTACTATTAATAATTATCCTTTCGTAcccttttaaaatattgaacaTATTTGTAGATAAAGAGAAAAACTTTATATTTAAACTAATAAAACCAAATtattatgttaaaaaaaaacatgtatATTAAGGTTATGTATgccctttttaaaaaattttaaaagtttaatgAATTGTTGAATAAAAAGAAACAGATGTAGGTTAAATTTTGTTCTCACAAAGTCTGCTGCTTCGTTGCAACGAACTCTTTCCACCCCCGCCACCATGGCCTTCGCTCTCTCGCTCGCTCTCACTGCGCATGTCCTACAAAGTGTGATGCGCAGATCTCGTGTCCACATCCTAAATCGCCGCCTTAAATCGCCAGACTCTCATCTCTAGCAGGATTTTTAGTGCATGGCGAGGGATTTTCCTAAACCATTTTCCTTAGGGTTCATGGAACCAAGGGCTTTCTTTGGGTAAGTTAGCGGAAAAAGTGAAACTTAGGGGGTTACTAATCAATAACTCCCCCTTGGCGCATGCCTTTTGAGGACGAGAGAGAACGAGAGAGCTGTTTTGAGCCAACGCGCATGCTTTTGCCTATTTGGGTGGTGAATGCACTTGGCTTAGACCCGATTTTTCCGGGCGGCGGGGGTGATGTTTAGGGGTGGATTTCAGGTATTTCGGTTGCCCGCGGTTGCGCCGTTTGCCTGGCTCATTTTTCACTCGCCTGCAGACGGAGGCAGCGGCTCCCGGATTTGCCTATTTTTGGGCCTTATTGATTTTCTCCTGCCTGCTCGATTTCCAGAATCAGTGCAGCATGAGCCTAAAGTCCAGTGCAAGGATCAAGAAGCGCCGCTCGGAGGCAGCGGCGGCCACGTATCCGATACCCTTAGCATCGCCAGCGCAGGCCGGGATTGGCAATGCCAATGGCAGCTCATCCTCTACACCGAATCCTGGAGCAAATATCTCAAATAACGTCGGTAATAGTGGCTCAATTCCTTGCCAGAGCTCCTCGAAGAAGCACAGTTTCGTCGGCCGCAATCCCAACTTTGACACCGACGAGACCAAACTGCTCATCCAGTTGTGGGGCGATCCTAAGCTGCAGCGAACCCTCATCACCACTCACAAGAAGCACGCCGTGATCTGCCAACTGGCCGCCAAGATGCAGGAG
Protein-coding regions in this window:
- the LOC108008164 gene encoding kelch-like protein 6, with the protein product MDELMRQKLPADTNNEKQELTCSVLFTNPKFNPQKPSSGDELNSVTRLVSKTEDLELDRVFNGFSKDGSTRSLNRSLFEFGHNFEDVEGWLKMEQPPKDHLGTVLRYMIQNHLKTTVQIDINKMYFNCHFIVLQVYSRFFSELKQIPLLVTLPEDLVSQKAFMLIYKWMLSDDPVLDRRYIVEIFVAATYLRIGDLQAHCWQYFDDPQYYDEDSACMLYVETHYHPALDVVRNVMLTRINKFLLTFVATKDFLDLPLSHLMFLLSSDRICVNTEIEVFFIVVRWLGHDWSKRSAHVKRLVPCIRFSLMPLWYLLYVRREEVHQLVKELISLPEVDHEINESISKITSRMYEEKIAAMEGNDTLAEEYIIESKPQPHRTWIYDLKCSYYHCVGCPNTREIRFSHFEDYLTELQQCSLDHWSKVEFVDPYTKTNCCCPKKKLMEDSLSDTSN
- the Trs31 gene encoding trafficking protein particle complex subunit 5, with protein sequence MEKLEALKMSSMRPRSNILDRPLSKGKTEVSQSIVALLFSEIVQYSQSRVFTVPELQTRLHDLGQDVGTRIIDLYFVRERSSKRETKLTQMLLFVKTTVWKNLFGKEAEKLEHANDDERTYYIIEKEPLVNTFISVPKDKSSLNCANFTAGIVEAVLTNCGFPCKVTAHWHKGTTYMVKFEDFVIARDKQMEEK
- the ND-B15 gene encoding uncharacterized protein ND-B15, whose amino-acid sequence is MVQSKEELEFIKRKHEHTLKLRAEYLKQSSNPYRHASGEGGTVFDAGLARFQAMRVANYEHFKPTGKSFRTGLFAVVLPIALYAWALKAERDGREEKYRTGQVAYKDRQFKFI